One Halobaculum sp. CBA1158 DNA segment encodes these proteins:
- a CDS encoding asparagine synthase-related protein: protein MSADDAGDPSEDRLDGTDPATVRAAIESGDPLPGTAGFAGRVDDLLVRDALGRRPLFVDEAAGGRDEGSRGGDEGDRVGRGDSGDGAGDEWSFDPTDLESPRSLPAGTVRDLAASAASGGDRERPIWSLPDPEPAARADAQAAVTEAVRASVGGVETRDDPGNARVAVAFSGGVDSAVVAAGIPDAPLYVVGFEGAHDVAAARDAADEMGRRGDLRVVELSHADLRRAVPELVATTGRRNPMDLSIALPLYLVAERVAADGYDRLAVGQGADELFGGYAKVVDPSADDRVDADTVRGARRETVLTLPDQLERDVLALRAAGVEPVAPLLHDRVVAAALSLPGDLLVAGDERKVALRTAADGLVPDEVRSTDKKAVQYGTYVSRELDRLARRAGFKRRMDDHVGRYVASLCDEEYESTA from the coding sequence ATGTCGGCCGACGACGCGGGCGACCCCTCGGAGGATCGTCTCGACGGGACGGATCCGGCGACCGTCCGAGCGGCCATCGAGTCGGGGGACCCGCTCCCCGGAACCGCCGGGTTCGCCGGCCGCGTCGACGACCTGCTCGTTCGGGACGCGCTCGGTCGCCGACCGCTGTTCGTCGACGAGGCCGCCGGCGGTAGAGACGAGGGAAGCCGCGGAGGTGACGAAGGCGACAGAGTGGGCAGAGGCGACAGCGGTGACGGAGCCGGCGACGAGTGGAGCTTCGACCCGACCGATCTCGAGTCCCCCCGATCGCTGCCGGCTGGGACGGTCCGGGACCTCGCCGCGTCCGCCGCCTCCGGCGGGGACCGCGAGCGACCCATCTGGTCGCTGCCGGATCCCGAACCGGCCGCGCGCGCCGACGCGCAGGCGGCCGTGACGGAGGCGGTTCGCGCGAGCGTCGGGGGCGTCGAGACCCGCGACGATCCGGGGAACGCGCGCGTCGCGGTGGCGTTCTCCGGCGGGGTCGACTCGGCGGTCGTCGCCGCCGGGATCCCGGACGCGCCGCTGTACGTGGTCGGGTTCGAGGGCGCACACGACGTCGCCGCCGCCCGCGACGCCGCCGACGAGATGGGCCGCCGCGGCGACCTCCGGGTCGTGGAGCTCTCGCACGCCGACCTGAGGCGGGCGGTGCCGGAACTCGTCGCCACGACCGGCCGTCGAAATCCGATGGACCTGTCCATCGCGCTCCCGCTGTACCTCGTCGCCGAGCGCGTCGCCGCCGACGGCTACGACCGACTCGCGGTCGGGCAGGGGGCGGACGAACTGTTCGGCGGGTACGCGAAGGTCGTCGACCCGTCGGCGGACGACCGCGTCGACGCCGACACAGTCCGCGGTGCGCGCCGCGAGACCGTTCTGACGCTCCCAGACCAGTTGGAGCGGGACGTGCTCGCGTTGCGCGCCGCGGGCGTCGAGCCGGTCGCGCCGCTCCTGCACGACCGCGTCGTCGCCGCGGCGCTGTCGCTTCCGGGTGACCTGCTCGTCGCCGGCGACGAACGGAAGGTGGCGCTGCGGACGGCGGCCGACGGTCTCGTCCCCGACGAGGTCCGATCGACGGACAAGAAGGCCGTCCAGTATGGCACCTACGTCTCACGGGAACTGGACCGGCTCGCGAGACGGGCGGGCTTCAAGCGTCGGATGGACGACCACGTCGGCCGGTACGTGGCCTCGCTGTGCGACGAGGAGTACGAATCGACCGCGTAG